The following are encoded in a window of Ignavibacteriales bacterium genomic DNA:
- a CDS encoding thioredoxin family protein produces the protein MFRKLTLTLLVSLFTITFLLGQDTKPQTADNILKASYKEAKASDKNVFLIFHASWCSWCKRLENAMQSDELKKIFEDNFIITHLDVQERGDKIKELENPGGNEVMKSFGGEKSGLPFYVFLDAAGKKLADSNVMPENQNIGYPGSDEEITAFAKIIKLSAKHLGNENYSTIIAYLKKNAPKPAAANH, from the coding sequence ATGTTCAGAAAATTAACATTAACTCTGCTCGTATCTTTATTTACTATTACTTTTTTACTTGGACAAGATACAAAACCTCAGACCGCAGATAACATTCTAAAAGCATCATATAAAGAAGCAAAAGCATCTGATAAAAATGTTTTTCTTATTTTCCATGCTTCTTGGTGCAGTTGGTGCAAACGATTGGAAAATGCAATGCAAAGCGATGAACTCAAAAAAATATTTGAGGATAATTTTATTATAACTCACTTAGATGTACAAGAACGTGGAGACAAGATAAAAGAATTGGAAAATCCGGGTGGTAATGAAGTAATGAAAAGTTTTGGTGGAGAAAAATCCGGACTGCCTTTCTACGTTTTCCTTGATGCTGCCGGGAAAAAGCTTGCTGACTCTAATGTAATGCCGGAGAATCAAAATATTGGTTACCCGGGAAGTGATGAAGAAATTACCGCTTTCGCAAAAATTATAAAATTATCTGCTAAACATTTAGGTAATGAAAATTATTCAACAATAATTGCTTACTTAAAAAAGAACGCACCGAAACCTGCAGCAGCAAACCATTGA
- a CDS encoding Rieske 2Fe-2S domain-containing protein, producing the protein MDRKEFLVTLGKGAAVAGLAYCVGCAANGNDVPTAPSNVDMTLDLSQSANSALNNVGGSIVNNGIIIGRIGASSFVAVSSACTHQGTTIQFQLNNNRFYCNNHGSTFALDGSVTLGPATQSLAKYNTTFSGNSLRIYS; encoded by the coding sequence ATGGATAGAAAAGAATTTTTAGTAACACTTGGTAAAGGAGCAGCAGTTGCCGGATTAGCTTACTGTGTTGGTTGTGCTGCCAACGGTAATGATGTTCCAACAGCACCATCCAACGTAGATATGACACTTGATCTCAGTCAATCGGCTAATAGTGCCCTAAACAATGTAGGCGGTTCAATTGTGAATAATGGCATTATTATAGGTCGTATCGGTGCATCATCATTCGTAGCTGTTTCTTCCGCGTGTACACATCAGGGAACAACAATACAATTCCAGTTGAACAATAACAGATTCTATTGCAATAACCATGGATCAACTTTTGCATTAGATGGAAGTGTTACTTTAGGACCGGCCACCCAGTCTCTTGCAAAATATAATACAACTTTTAGCGGGAATAGTTTGAGGATTTACAGCTAA
- a CDS encoding THUMP domain-containing protein codes for MYEYQKDNVFFAQVPGMMESLCEEELIELGAKNTRVAYRGVYFEVDSASLYRINYLSRLISRVLAPLITFHCQNTNVLIKTAEKIRWEEIFNIKQTFAISASVAKSNITNSLYASQCLKDGIADYFRKVSDGLRPDVSTVNPDVRINLHIEKDEAVISLDTSGESLHKRGYRLLAGEAPMQETLAAAIIRISKWDGQNPLWDCMCGSGTILCEALMHYCRIPAQKLRTNFGFFYMPDFDKQIWEKIKDESDQKIRPLQKGLISGSDKSQRVIDVAKENLSRLPFTDAVDLSCHPFQHVKQFENGTLITNPPYGIRMGEFEDVKILYTELGDFIKQKCKGTTAFIYTGDPVLRKSIGLKTSKRVPLVNGKLEGVLVQIDSYEGSKKKYYAEYKAEEELLKKKSEDE; via the coding sequence ATGTATGAGTATCAGAAGGATAATGTTTTTTTTGCTCAAGTCCCGGGAATGATGGAATCACTTTGTGAAGAGGAACTAATTGAGCTTGGTGCAAAGAATACTAGAGTCGCATATAGAGGTGTTTATTTTGAAGTTGACTCCGCTTCATTATACAGAATAAATTATTTATCACGATTGATCTCACGTGTGCTTGCGCCATTAATTACTTTTCATTGTCAGAATACAAATGTACTTATCAAGACCGCAGAAAAAATTCGTTGGGAAGAAATATTTAATATAAAACAAACTTTTGCTATTTCTGCTTCAGTAGCAAAAAGCAACATCACCAATTCGTTGTATGCTTCTCAATGTTTGAAGGATGGAATTGCAGATTATTTCCGGAAAGTTAGCGATGGTCTTCGCCCTGATGTTAGTACTGTAAATCCGGATGTGCGGATTAATCTTCATATCGAAAAAGATGAAGCTGTTATTAGTTTAGATACATCGGGTGAATCGCTTCATAAAAGAGGATACAGATTATTGGCGGGAGAAGCACCAATGCAGGAAACACTTGCCGCAGCAATTATCCGCATCAGTAAATGGGATGGACAAAATCCTTTATGGGATTGTATGTGCGGATCGGGGACAATTCTTTGCGAAGCGTTAATGCATTATTGCAGAATACCCGCTCAGAAATTGAGAACAAACTTCGGATTCTTTTATATGCCAGATTTCGATAAACAGATTTGGGAAAAGATAAAAGATGAATCTGATCAGAAAATTCGTCCGTTACAAAAAGGATTGATCAGCGGCAGCGATAAATCTCAAAGAGTAATTGATGTTGCAAAAGAAAATCTATCCCGGCTTCCATTTACCGATGCTGTAGATTTATCATGTCATCCATTTCAACATGTTAAACAATTTGAAAACGGAACACTAATAACAAATCCTCCTTACGGAATCCGCATGGGTGAGTTCGAGGATGTGAAAATACTTTATACCGAGCTTGGTGATTTTATCAAGCAAAAATGTAAAGGCACAACCGCGTTTATTTATACAGGCGATCCGGTACTTCGAAAATCAATAGGATTGAAGACATCGAAAAGAGTTCCGTTAGTTAATGGAAAACTTGAAGGAGTGCTGGTTCAAATTGACAGCTATGAAGGAAGTAAAAAAAAATATTATGCTGAATATAAAGCCGAGGAAGAATTATTAAAGAAGAAATCTGAAGATGAATAA
- a CDS encoding YceI family protein has product MKLKINVVLILLLIQFSIVLSQSKQIEAVKQESSITYQLTHPLHEIESTSKEAYCKIDFDLSKKEIKNVFVQVDVTTFNSGNSSRDSHAMEVIDALSFPDSRFTSSSITQKGDSLKVYGKLTFHGITKDIMISAATKWSDNKLVVNGNFDISLTAFKVERPSLLLIPCKDILKFTLTQAFNL; this is encoded by the coding sequence ATGAAATTAAAAATAAATGTTGTTCTCATATTACTCTTAATTCAATTTTCTATAGTGCTATCTCAATCCAAACAAATTGAAGCAGTAAAACAAGAATCTTCTATAACATATCAACTTACCCATCCGCTACATGAAATTGAATCAACAAGTAAAGAAGCATACTGTAAAATTGATTTTGATCTTAGCAAAAAGGAGATCAAAAATGTTTTTGTTCAGGTAGATGTAACAACCTTCAACAGTGGAAATTCAAGTCGCGATTCTCATGCTATGGAAGTAATTGACGCTCTTTCTTTTCCTGATTCAAGATTTACAAGTTCATCTATTACACAAAAGGGTGATAGCTTGAAAGTTTACGGCAAGCTTACTTTTCATGGGATTACAAAAGATATTATGATCTCCGCTGCTACCAAATGGTCGGATAATAAATTAGTGGTTAATGGAAATTTTGATATTAGTTTAACTGCATTCAAAGTTGAGAGACCATCATTATTGTTAATTCCATGTAAAGACATTTTAAAATTTACTCTCACTCAAGCATTTAATCTGTAG
- a CDS encoding NADH-quinone oxidoreductase subunit I has product MKQYFKNTYDGIFTVLVGMKVTFKHLFTPAVTIQYPDVKVKLPERVRNRLYVNMDDCIGCDQCSRACPVSCIEIETVKSIPGEDLGVTSNGKKKALWVTKFNIDIAKCCYCQLCVFPCPTECIYMTDVYEFAEYERSNFLYKFATLTDEEAVQKKINYEKFQTEKAAAAAKPKPETPAQTENKSE; this is encoded by the coding sequence ATGAAACAATATTTCAAAAATACATATGATGGCATCTTTACTGTTCTCGTTGGAATGAAGGTTACCTTCAAACATTTATTTACGCCGGCTGTTACTATTCAGTATCCCGATGTAAAAGTTAAATTGCCGGAACGAGTCCGAAACAGATTATACGTTAATATGGATGATTGTATTGGATGTGATCAATGTTCACGTGCTTGCCCGGTAAGTTGTATCGAAATTGAAACTGTAAAAAGTATTCCTGGAGAAGATTTGGGTGTTACTTCCAACGGGAAAAAGAAAGCTCTCTGGGTTACAAAATTTAATATAGATATTGCAAAATGCTGCTATTGCCAATTATGCGTTTTCCCTTGTCCAACCGAATGCATTTACATGACGGACGTTTATGAATTTGCTGAATACGAAAGAAGTAATTTTCTTTACAAGTTTGCAACATTAACTGATGAAGAAGCCGTACAGAAAAAAATAAATTATGAAAAATTCCAAACTGAAAAAGCTGCTGCAGCTGCAAAACCAAAACCGGAAACACCAGCACAAACTGAAAATAAATCTGAGTAA
- the nuoH gene encoding NADH-quinone oxidoreductase subunit NuoH produces the protein MYQFFYNLIGNEIIAGLLVAVVPLTIILVFALFGIWLERKVSAHMQDRLGPMRTGWHGWLQTVADLMKMLQKEDIIATDADKTLYNIAPVLVFTGSFAVYAVIPFSSKLLGSEVEIGLFYVLAISSLVVAGILMAGWSANNKYSLLGAMRAAAQIISYEIPTALIVLSMVMLTGTLSLDKISQMQTASFWNWNIFGGAVFGLSKFLLIPFMIVGALIIFTSTLAEVNRVPFDIPEAESELVAGYFTEYCGMKWGMFMLAEYGNMFAVSAIISILFFGGYQSPFGYLGNTIGAQWLVPFEQGFWFIVKGVTLVFIQMWLRWTLPRLRVDQLMTVCWKYLIPYAFINLIIIGIISIL, from the coding sequence ATGTATCAATTCTTTTACAACTTGATTGGTAACGAAATAATTGCAGGATTACTTGTTGCAGTGGTTCCGCTTACCATAATTCTTGTCTTTGCACTCTTTGGTATTTGGTTGGAAAGAAAAGTTTCAGCACATATGCAAGATAGGTTAGGTCCAATGCGCACGGGTTGGCATGGCTGGCTTCAGACTGTTGCAGATTTAATGAAGATGCTGCAGAAAGAAGATATTATTGCAACGGATGCAGACAAAACTCTTTATAATATCGCTCCTGTTCTTGTCTTCACCGGAAGTTTTGCTGTATATGCAGTTATTCCCTTCTCTAGTAAACTACTCGGTAGTGAAGTTGAAATAGGACTTTTTTATGTTCTTGCAATTTCCAGTTTAGTTGTAGCTGGAATATTAATGGCCGGATGGTCGGCAAATAATAAATATTCTTTACTTGGTGCAATGCGTGCAGCTGCTCAAATTATTAGTTATGAAATTCCGACTGCTTTGATTGTACTTTCAATGGTTATGCTTACCGGAACATTAAGCTTAGATAAAATAAGCCAAATGCAAACAGCTTCTTTTTGGAATTGGAATATTTTCGGCGGAGCGGTTTTCGGTTTATCAAAATTTTTATTGATCCCATTTATGATTGTAGGTGCATTGATCATCTTTACTAGCACACTTGCAGAAGTTAATCGAGTACCATTCGACATTCCCGAAGCTGAATCAGAATTAGTGGCCGGCTATTTTACCGAATATTGCGGGATGAAATGGGGAATGTTCATGCTTGCTGAATACGGTAATATGTTTGCCGTCAGTGCAATTATTTCAATTTTATTTTTCGGTGGTTATCAATCTCCGTTTGGTTATTTAGGAAATACGATTGGCGCTCAATGGCTCGTTCCATTTGAACAAGGATTCTGGTTCATAGTAAAAGGAGTAACATTGGTATTTATCCAGATGTGGTTACGTTGGACACTTCCCCGATTACGAGTTGATCAACTTATGACCGTTTGCTGGAAATATTTAATTCCTTACGCATTCATAAACTTAATTATCATTGGAATAATTTCTATACTATAA
- a CDS encoding NADH-quinone oxidoreductase subunit J encodes MNFYDIIFYIFAAITLLSALFVVTTRNIVHSAFYLLFTFFGVAGIYVLLGADFIAISQILIYVGGILILLLFGVMLTNKITNVEIRTGTIHMLPAAIATGIFMGAVVAVMVWTEWKSEPSVIPLTTTKDIGHLLLTDYVLIFELLGILLLIALIGAASIARRDKE; translated from the coding sequence ATGAATTTTTACGATATCATCTTTTACATATTCGCAGCCATTACTTTATTATCTGCTTTATTTGTAGTTACAACAAGAAATATCGTACACTCTGCTTTTTATTTGCTGTTTACTTTTTTTGGTGTTGCCGGAATTTATGTTTTACTTGGTGCTGATTTTATTGCAATCTCACAAATACTGATTTACGTCGGTGGTATATTAATTTTGTTATTGTTCGGTGTGATGCTTACTAATAAAATTACTAATGTTGAGATCCGTACAGGTACCATTCATATGTTACCAGCAGCAATCGCTACAGGAATTTTTATGGGTGCTGTTGTTGCAGTTATGGTTTGGACTGAATGGAAATCCGAACCGTCAGTAATACCATTAACTACAACTAAAGATATCGGTCATTTATTATTAACAGATTATGTTTTGATTTTTGAATTACTTGGAATTTTATTGCTTATAGCATTGATTGGTGCGGCATCTATAGCACGAAGAGATAAAGAATAA
- the nuoK gene encoding NADH-quinone oxidoreductase subunit NuoK — protein sequence MLQVGLTHFLIVSAILFSLGIYGIVTRKNAVMVLMGIELVLNSANINFIAFSKYGNFGLGGQVIALFVIVLAAAEAAIALAIVLNIYKTFSNVNVDEIDHLKE from the coding sequence TTGTTACAAGTAGGATTAACACATTTTTTGATTGTCAGTGCAATTTTGTTCTCTCTCGGCATTTATGGAATAGTAACCCGAAAAAATGCTGTGATGGTTTTAATGGGAATAGAACTTGTACTTAATTCCGCTAATATCAATTTCATAGCTTTTTCTAAGTATGGTAATTTCGGTTTAGGCGGACAAGTTATTGCTCTGTTCGTAATTGTCCTTGCAGCAGCAGAGGCAGCAATAGCACTTGCTATAGTTTTAAATATATATAAAACTTTTTCAAACGTTAATGTTGACGAAATAGATCACTTAAAAGAATAG
- the nuoL gene encoding NADH-quinone oxidoreductase subunit L, with protein sequence MSESLLINISIVILFLPLLGFTIVVFFGKRIPKLYLFEVAILGIALLLSIIAAYAKLSFYNTKDIVAAFTWITMGNAPSPGAINIELGFKIDNITVLMLLVVNLISFLVHVFSIEYMRGDKLYTRYFAYLGIFTFSMLGIVLTHNLLMMYIFWELVGLSSYLLIGFWFEKKSASDAAKKAFIVNRIGDIGMFAGILILFTQYKTFTFDVIYQQIAAGNIPFGSNAWLTAAGILIFMGAVGKSAQFPLHVWLPDAMEGPTPVSALIHAATMVAAGVYLVVRIFVMLTADAMLVIAVVGAFTSLVAATIALTQNDIKKVLAYSTVSQLGYMVMSLGVGAYAFAFFHLITHAFFKACLFLGSGSVIHSMHHEQDIRNLGGLRKKMPVTYYTFLISTLAISGIPLFSGFLSKDGILAGTLAFGKLTGHWLIPFIGFAVAGLTAFYMFRLVILTFHGEPRDQHKFDHAHESPFVMTAPLVVLAALSIFIWYTPNPIGAADGWVIKNWIKTPAQVVPITTRFDFMKPSTEEAKAEIHGEVTHSIEYTETMHWAHYPAMFLSLAVAGLGILLAFMFYQWKKLNADKLAEKLKPLYNFSLNKWFLDELYDMTAIAGTLSFSSILAWFDNKVVDGIVNGSATVTRFVSKMSGLFDTFVVDGFVNFTAFFSGFVGLSFRRLQTGKVQTYIVFVIFAIIILLMFFKPF encoded by the coding sequence ATGAGCGAAAGTTTACTAATCAATATTTCCATTGTTATTCTTTTTCTTCCTTTACTTGGATTTACTATTGTTGTTTTCTTTGGTAAAAGAATTCCAAAATTATATCTGTTCGAAGTTGCGATTCTTGGGATTGCATTACTTCTATCAATAATTGCTGCTTATGCAAAACTTTCGTTTTACAATACAAAAGATATAGTTGCTGCATTCACTTGGATAACAATGGGCAACGCTCCATCACCTGGTGCAATTAATATAGAACTCGGGTTCAAGATTGACAACATAACAGTACTGATGCTCTTAGTAGTAAATCTTATCAGTTTTCTTGTTCATGTTTTCTCTATTGAATACATGCGTGGTGATAAACTTTACACACGTTACTTTGCTTATCTCGGAATTTTTACTTTCTCTATGCTTGGGATAGTTCTTACACACAATTTGTTAATGATGTACATCTTCTGGGAATTAGTTGGTCTCTCTTCATACTTATTAATTGGTTTTTGGTTTGAGAAAAAATCCGCTTCCGATGCTGCTAAGAAAGCATTTATTGTAAACCGTATCGGCGATATCGGAATGTTTGCCGGTATACTTATTCTTTTTACTCAATACAAAACATTTACATTCGATGTTATATATCAACAGATTGCAGCAGGAAATATTCCTTTTGGAAGTAATGCATGGTTAACAGCCGCCGGTATTTTGATTTTTATGGGAGCCGTTGGTAAATCTGCTCAGTTCCCTCTTCATGTTTGGTTACCTGATGCTATGGAAGGTCCAACTCCGGTTAGTGCATTAATCCACGCCGCTACAATGGTTGCTGCTGGTGTTTATCTAGTTGTTAGAATTTTTGTTATGCTTACTGCTGATGCAATGTTAGTCATTGCAGTAGTAGGTGCATTTACATCTCTAGTCGCTGCTACAATTGCTCTCACGCAGAATGATATTAAAAAAGTTTTAGCTTACTCAACGGTTTCGCAATTAGGTTATATGGTTATGTCTCTTGGAGTCGGTGCTTATGCATTTGCATTCTTTCATCTTATTACTCACGCATTTTTCAAAGCATGTCTATTTTTAGGTTCCGGATCTGTTATTCATTCAATGCATCATGAACAAGATATACGCAACTTGGGCGGATTGAGAAAGAAAATGCCGGTTACTTATTACACATTTTTAATTTCTACTTTGGCAATCTCCGGAATTCCACTCTTCTCAGGTTTCTTAAGTAAAGACGGAATTCTCGCCGGCACTTTAGCATTCGGTAAACTTACCGGACACTGGCTCATACCATTCATAGGATTTGCAGTTGCGGGATTAACTGCGTTCTATATGTTCCGTTTGGTAATATTAACATTCCATGGAGAACCAAGGGATCAGCACAAGTTCGATCATGCACATGAATCACCTTTTGTTATGACGGCTCCGCTTGTTGTTCTCGCGGCACTTTCAATTTTTATTTGGTACACACCAAATCCAATTGGTGCTGCAGACGGTTGGGTAATAAAGAATTGGATTAAAACTCCTGCGCAGGTTGTACCGATTACAACTCGTTTCGACTTTATGAAACCAAGCACTGAAGAAGCAAAAGCTGAAATACACGGAGAAGTAACTCATTCCATTGAATATACAGAAACAATGCACTGGGCGCATTACCCTGCTATGTTTTTATCTCTTGCAGTAGCTGGATTAGGAATATTACTTGCATTCATGTTCTACCAATGGAAAAAACTTAATGCCGATAAACTTGCAGAGAAGCTTAAACCTCTCTACAATTTCTCTTTGAACAAATGGTTCCTTGATGAACTTTACGATATGACGGCAATTGCAGGTACATTAAGTTTCAGTTCAATCCTTGCATGGTTCGATAACAAAGTTGTTGATGGAATTGTGAACGGATCTGCAACTGTAACAAGATTCGTTTCTAAGATGAGCGGTTTGTTCGACACATTTGTTGTAGATGGTTTTGTAAACTTTACAGCTTTCTTCAGCGGTTTTGTAGGATTATCTTTCCGAAGATTGCAAACCGGAAAAGTTCAGACATACATTGTCTTTGTAATTTTTGCAATAATTATTTTATTGATGTTCTTTAAACCGTTTTGA
- a CDS encoding NADH-quinone oxidoreductase subunit M: protein MIGFPILSLITFLPVLGMFLILFMKKEQPKSIKYLTLGITALQVVLAVILLAHYNYSAAGIYEEKSFQFIEKFRWINISGISWIGNVKVDYFLGIDGLSMPMVLLTALISFIAAISSWTIEKSVKGYFALFLLLDAGMMGVFVSLDFFLFYIFWELMLLPMYFLIGIWGGPRKEYAAIKFFIYTLFGSVFILLVMIGLYFSATELMLDGSKVHTFSLLALMNPANYSADGILSALNPNNLRLIAYIALFAGFAIKIPMFPFHTWLPDAHVEAPTPISVILAGVLLKMGTYGILRVSYPIFPDITRQLMWYIALFGMINIVYGALVALAQKDFKKLIAYSSISHMGYVLLGMASLTTIGINGAIFQMFNHGTITAMLFLIVGVVYDRAHTRGLNDFGGLATQMPIYTGFVTVAFFAAIGLPSLSGFVSEALVFIGAFGVSAIRVLTLISTLGILLGAGYMLWTLQRIFFGPLNEKWATLKDLDKREYAMFIPLTIIIIFLGVYPSGMLDIMNSSVNSLVNFVTNAL, encoded by the coding sequence ATGATTGGATTTCCGATACTTTCGTTAATTACTTTTCTTCCTGTGCTGGGAATGTTCTTAATCTTATTCATGAAAAAAGAACAGCCCAAATCAATAAAATACTTGACGCTTGGTATTACTGCACTACAAGTTGTATTAGCAGTAATTCTTCTTGCACATTATAATTACTCAGCCGCAGGTATTTATGAAGAAAAGTCATTTCAATTCATAGAAAAATTTAGATGGATAAATATCAGCGGAATTTCATGGATCGGTAATGTTAAGGTAGATTACTTCTTGGGAATTGATGGATTGAGTATGCCGATGGTTCTCTTGACTGCGCTCATTTCATTTATCGCTGCTATTTCATCATGGACAATTGAAAAATCTGTTAAAGGATATTTTGCACTTTTCCTTCTTCTTGATGCCGGAATGATGGGCGTTTTTGTCTCTCTCGATTTTTTCCTATTCTACATTTTCTGGGAATTGATGTTGCTGCCGATGTATTTCTTAATCGGTATTTGGGGCGGACCAAGAAAAGAATATGCCGCTATAAAGTTTTTCATTTATACATTGTTTGGAAGTGTGTTCATTCTTTTAGTTATGATTGGATTATACTTCAGCGCAACAGAATTAATGTTAGACGGAAGTAAAGTTCATACATTCAGTTTACTTGCTTTAATGAACCCGGCTAATTACTCGGCAGATGGAATTTTATCTGCATTGAATCCAAACAACTTAAGATTAATTGCATACATCGCATTGTTTGCCGGCTTTGCAATTAAAATTCCAATGTTCCCGTTCCATACATGGTTACCTGATGCACACGTTGAAGCACCAACACCAATCTCTGTTATTCTTGCCGGCGTTCTTTTAAAGATGGGTACTTATGGAATTTTGAGAGTCAGCTATCCAATCTTTCCTGATATTACGCGACAGTTGATGTGGTACATTGCTCTCTTTGGAATGATAAATATAGTTTACGGTGCACTTGTTGCACTTGCACAAAAAGATTTCAAAAAATTAATTGCTTACTCATCTATTTCTCACATGGGTTACGTTCTACTTGGAATGGCATCGCTTACAACTATCGGAATTAACGGTGCAATATTCCAAATGTTCAATCACGGAACAATTACTGCAATGCTCTTCTTGATTGTCGGAGTTGTTTACGATCGAGCTCATACAAGAGGATTAAATGATTTTGGCGGACTTGCTACTCAAATGCCGATCTACACTGGATTTGTTACTGTTGCTTTCTTTGCTGCAATCGGTTTACCAAGCTTGAGCGGATTTGTTTCTGAAGCGCTTGTATTCATCGGTGCATTTGGTGTTAGTGCAATTAGAGTTCTCACATTAATTTCCACTCTTGGAATTCTTCTTGGTGCAGGCTATATGTTGTGGACTCTTCAAAGAATTTTCTTCGGTCCGCTAAATGAAAAATGGGCAACACTTAAAGATTTAGACAAACGAGAATATGCTATGTTCATTCCTCTTACTATAATTATTATTTTCTTAGGAGTTTATCCTTCGGGAATGCTGGACATTATGAATTCATCTGTAAATTCTCTAGTAAATTTTGTAACGAATGCTCTTTAA
- a CDS encoding NADH-quinone oxidoreductase subunit N, which yields MANTNLYHSLSLIIPEIVLSVVLLVLVLTDLIFHKDKKIIPYVALAGILITGYFVLNQFGEKGFAFQPALYTYGMVAVDSFGVFFKVIVVVATIFIIFFSFGSEEIIKIKDRIGEYYALIFGMVLGMFFMISASDLILIYLSMELMSLSSYVLSGFTKLRERNSEAALKYLLYGAISSGLMLFGISLIYGLTGSTNLYIINSLIQNPHINLFTLAFACLLIFAGIGYKISSAPFHFWTPDVYEGAPITITAFLSVASKAAGFALLIRFIRTTFVSYADANGMWQLINVFDWKTLLIAISILSMTLGNFSALWQNNMKRMLAYSSIAHAGYLLLGLVVLSNQGLLAILIYFSVYLIMNLGAFLVVMLIANKIGSEDIHDYNGLGITSPFLGVSLAIFLVSLTGLPPTAGFIGKLYLFIALVDAKMIAVAVIALLNSVVSLYYYIRVLKHMFLTKPEKETLTIITSLPNTILVSVLVAAILVFGIYFSPLVDAAKSCLVILGM from the coding sequence ATGGCAAATACAAATCTATATCATTCACTTAGTTTAATAATACCGGAAATTGTTCTCTCTGTTGTTTTGCTTGTACTGGTTCTTACCGATTTGATTTTTCATAAAGACAAAAAAATTATCCCTTACGTTGCTCTCGCCGGTATTTTAATTACCGGTTACTTTGTATTAAATCAATTCGGAGAAAAAGGATTTGCATTCCAGCCAGCATTATATACGTATGGCATGGTTGCGGTAGATTCTTTCGGCGTTTTCTTCAAGGTGATTGTAGTCGTCGCAACTATCTTTATTATTTTCTTCTCATTTGGCTCGGAAGAAATTATTAAGATCAAAGATAGAATCGGTGAATATTATGCTTTGATCTTCGGTATGGTTTTAGGAATGTTCTTCATGATTTCTGCTTCAGATCTTATCCTGATCTATCTTTCAATGGAATTAATGTCGCTCTCATCTTATGTGCTTTCCGGATTTACAAAATTAAGAGAGAGAAACAGCGAAGCAGCATTGAAGTATTTATTATACGGTGCAATATCATCCGGGTTAATGCTTTTCGGTATTTCTTTAATTTATGGATTAACCGGTAGTACAAATCTTTATATAATTAATTCGCTGATTCAAAATCCGCATATCAATCTTTTTACACTCGCATTTGCATGTCTTTTAATTTTTGCCGGCATTGGATACAAAATTTCTTCTGCACCATTTCACTTTTGGACACCCGATGTTTATGAAGGAGCTCCGATAACAATTACCGCGTTTTTATCTGTTGCAAGTAAAGCCGCAGGATTTGCTCTTCTTATAAGATTTATAAGAACAACTTTTGTTTCTTATGCCGATGCAAACGGTATGTGGCAATTGATCAATGTCTTTGATTGGAAAACTTTGCTTATCGCAATTTCAATCCTTTCTATGACTCTTGGTAACTTCTCTGCTCTCTGGCAAAACAATATGAAGAGAATGCTTGCGTACTCTTCTATCGCTCATGCAGGATACCTACTTCTCGGTTTAGTTGTTCTATCAAATCAAGGATTGCTCGCAATCTTAATTTACTTCTCTGTTTATTTGATAATGAACCTCGGTGCGTTTTTGGTTGTGATGTTGATTGCCAACAAGATCGGATCGGAAGATATTCATGATTATAATGGTCTTGGAATTACATCACCTTTTCTTGGCGTATCGCTTGCAATATTTTTAGTTTCGTTAACCGGGCTTCCGCCAACTGCGGGATTTATCGGTAAATTATATTTGTTCATTGCGCTTGTAGATGCAAAAATGATTGCCGTTGCAGTAATAGCTTTATTAAATTCGGTTGTTTCTCTTTATTACTATATACGCGTTCTTAAACATATGTTCTTAACCAAACCTGAAAAAGAAACTCTAACTATTATCACATCACTTCCAAATACAATTCTTGTTTCAGTATTAGTTGCAGCAATTCTTGTTTTTGGAATTTACTTTTCGCCTTTGGTAGATGCGGCAAAGAGTTGTTTGGTAATCCTAGGTATGTAA